One part of the Ursus arctos isolate Adak ecotype North America unplaced genomic scaffold, UrsArc2.0 scaffold_14, whole genome shotgun sequence genome encodes these proteins:
- the AKAP8L gene encoding A-kinase anchor protein 8-like, whose translation MSYTGFVQGSETTLQSTYSDTSAQPTCDYGYGTWNSGTNRGYENYGYGYGYGQDNSTNYGYGMATSNSWEMPSSDTNPNPSAAGSASADSVLSRINQRLDMVPHLETDMIQGGVYGSGGERYDSYEACDSRAILSERDLYRSGYDYGELDPEMEMAYEGQYDAYRDQFRMRGGDTFGPRAQGWARDSRSGRPMASGYGRMWEDPMGARGQCMPGASRLPSLFSQNIIPEYSMFQGMRGGGAFPGGSRFGFGFGNGMKQMRRTWKTWTTADFRTKKKKRKQCGSPDEPDSKATRTDCSDNSDSDNDEGTEGEAAEGTEGAEAVEKGSRAEGEDEEGKEEGKEEGKEDAEKGALSTQDDSGQIKRKLQAGKKSQDKQKKRQRDRMVERIQFVCSLCKYRTFYEEEMASHLDSKFHKEHFKYVGTKLPKQTADFLQEYVANKTKKTEELRKTVEDLDGLIQQIYRDQDLTQEIAMEHFVKKVEAAHCAACDLFIPMQFGIIQKHLKTMDHNRNRRLMMEQSKKSSLMVARSILNNKIISKKLERYLKGENPFTDSPEEEKEQEEAEGGALDEGALVEAPGGAEGAEDAAAQPPVPPEPAPGATSPPPPPPPEEEEEAVPLLGGALQRQIRGIPGLDVEADDDEEGGGGAP comes from the exons ATGAGCTATACAG GCTTTGTCCAGGGATCTGAAACCACTTTGCAGTCGACATACTCAGACACGAGCGCTCAGCCCACCTGTGATTATG GATATGGAACTTGGAACTCTGGGACAAACAGAG GCTATGAGAACTATGGCTATGGCTACGGCTATGGCCAGGATAACAGCACGAACTATGGGTATGGTATGGCCACCTCAAACTCTTGGGAAATGCCTAGCTCTGACACAAATCCAAACCCTAGTGCTGCGGGTAGCGCCAGTGCCGATTCCGTTTTGTCCAGAATTAACCAGCGCTTAGATATGGTGCCACACTTGGAGACAGACATGATACAAGGAGGCGTGTACGGCTCAGGTGGAGAAAG ATATGATTCCTATGAGGCCTGTGACTCGAGGGCCATTCTGAGCGAGCGCGACCTATACCGGTCAGGCTACGACTATGGCGAACTTGACCCCGAGATGGAAATGGCCTACGAGGGCCAATACGATGCCTACCGCGACCAGTTCCGCATGCGTGGCGGCGACACCTTTGGCCCACGGGCTCAGGGCTGGGCCCGGGACTCCAGGAGTGGCCGGCCGATGGCCTCGGGCTATGGGCGCATGTGGGAAGACCCCATGGGGGCCCGGGGCCAGTGCATGCCTGGTGCCTCCCGGctgccctccctcttctctcagaACATCATCCCCGAGTACAGCATGTTCCAGGGCATGCGTGGCGGGGGCGCCTTCCCAGGTGGCTCCCGCTTTGGCTTCGGGTTTGGCAATGGCATGAAGCAGATGAGGCGGACCTGGAAGACCTGGACCACGGCTGACTTCCGG accaagaagaagaagagaaagcagtGTGGCAGTCCCGATGAGCCAGACAGCAAAGCCACCCGGACGGACTGCTCAGACAACAGCGATTCAGACAATG ATGAGGGCACTGAGGGGGAGGCCGCAGAGGGCACTGAAGGCGCTGAGGCTGTGGAGAAGGGCTCCAGAGCA GAAGGAGAAGacgaagagggaaaagaagaaggcaaagaagaaggcaaagaggaTGCAGAAAAGG GGGCCCTGAGCACCCAGGATGATAGTGGCCAGATCAAGCGCAAGTTGCAGGCAGGCAAGAAGAGCCAGGACAAGCAGAAAAAGCGGCAGCGAGACCGCATGGTGGAAAG GATCCAGTTTGTGTGTTCTCTCTGCAAATACCGGACCTTCTACGAGGAGGAGATGGCCAGCCACCTCGATAGCAAGTTCCACAAGGAGCACTTTAAATATGTAGGCACTAAGCTCCCTAAGCAGACGGCCGACTTTCTGCAG GAGTATGTTGCCAATAAGACCAAGAAAACAGAGGAACTCCGGAAAACCGTGGAGGACCTTGATGGTCTGATTCAGCAGATCTACAGAGACCAGGATCTTACCCAAG AAATTGCCATGGAGCATTTTGTGAAGAAGGTAGAGGCAGCCCACTGTGCAGCCTGTGACCTCTTCATTCCCATGCAGTTTGGGATCATCCAGAAACACCTCAAGACCATGGATCACAACCGCAACCGCAGG CTCATGATGGAGCAGTCCAAGAAGTCCTCGCTCATGGTGGCCCGCAGCATCCTCAACAACAAAATCATCAGCAAGAAGCTGGAGCGCTACCTGAAG GGTGAGAACCCGTTCACCGATAGCCCCGAGGAGGAGAAGGAACAAGAGGAGGCCGAGGGCGGCGCCTTGGACGAGGGGGCGCTGGTCGAAGCGCCAGGGGGCGCGGAGGGTGCAGAGGACGCCGCGGCGCAGCCCCCCGTGCCTCCGGAGCCGGCCCCCGGGGCCACATCCCCACCACCGCCGCCGCCCcccgaggaggaagaggaggccgtgCCCCTGCTGGGCGGGGCGCTTCAGCGCCAGATCCGTGGTATCCCGGGCCTCGACGTGGAGGCCGACGACGACGAGGAGGGTGGCGGGGGCGCACCGTAA